The following are encoded in a window of Bacillota bacterium genomic DNA:
- a CDS encoding CooT family nickel-binding protein, whose amino-acid sequence MCQSDAYMFKDGVKELIMEDVCNLKPHQGGIILTGMFGEEKQLNARIKEILLVDHEILLEEN is encoded by the coding sequence ATGTGTCAATCTGATGCGTACATGTTCAAAGATGGAGTAAAAGAACTGATCATGGAAGATGTCTGTAACCTCAAACCCCATCAAGGGGGAATCATTTTAACCGGCATGTTCGGCGAGGAAAAACAGCTCAACGCAAGGATAAAAGAAATACTGTTGGTTGACCACGAGATTCTTCTTGAAGAAAATTGA
- a CDS encoding transcriptional regulator, producing the protein MAHLDGLKEVHNTVRIGTKIIDRKKIFRTIDKLLALRSQGLSQQEVADRMGLERTFISRIETVGELRRGERVALLGFPVANKKEIMNLAYKLGVEFVWLMTNEERWELVRDRQTLDFFNTVVNLLTQLKNFDLVILLSSERWNRVAEAFLDNEVFFMEIGPSPLEQDCYIDTGVLQRVLEQIVKI; encoded by the coding sequence GTGGCCCATTTGGATGGCCTGAAAGAGGTTCACAATACCGTTCGCATCGGGACGAAGATCATCGATAGAAAGAAAATCTTCCGGACCATCGATAAATTGCTGGCTTTACGAAGTCAGGGGTTGTCCCAGCAAGAGGTGGCCGACAGAATGGGTCTGGAGAGAACTTTTATCTCCAGAATTGAAACGGTGGGTGAATTGCGCAGGGGAGAAAGGGTTGCGTTGTTGGGTTTTCCGGTGGCCAACAAGAAGGAAATCATGAACCTGGCCTACAAACTGGGAGTCGAGTTTGTCTGGCTCATGACCAACGAGGAAAGATGGGAACTGGTACGTGACCGGCAGACACTGGATTTTTTCAATACGGTGGTCAACCTGCTCACCCAGTTAAAAAATTTCGATCTTGTCATCTTGCTTTCTTCGGAAAGATGGAACAGGGTTGCGGAAGCTTTCCTTGATAATGAGGTTTTTTTTATGGAAATTGGCCCTTCACCTCTGGAACAGGACTGTTACATTGATACCGGGGTTCTGCAAAGAGTGTTGGAACAGATTGTAAAAATATAA
- a CDS encoding quinate 5-dehydrogenase gives MKHVVGISLGSEARNHSVIIKPMGIECKVERIATNGDLKAMISYIKENDGKVDAFGLGGMDLYLHAIDRRYEIRDARKVVEAAKHTPIVDGSGLKNTLERRVIKLLSAQTDIFKNNPRVLLMSAMDRLGMAQSLEEAGCRMIYGDFPFALKLPIPMYNLKQVALAARTLLPVLSVLPFKLIYPTGKSQDENKPRFVKYFEEVDIVAGDFHFIKRNMPLELPGKTIITNTVTMDDVKFLKERKARRLITTTPEFEGRSFGTNVIEALLICLSGNKRELTPEEYHDMLGILNLEPRIVELN, from the coding sequence ATGAAGCATGTGGTAGGTATCAGTTTGGGATCGGAAGCAAGAAACCACTCTGTAATTATCAAACCGATGGGTATTGAATGCAAGGTCGAAAGAATTGCTACCAACGGTGACCTGAAGGCGATGATCTCCTACATAAAAGAAAATGATGGGAAAGTAGACGCTTTTGGACTGGGGGGGATGGATCTCTATCTTCATGCCATCGATCGCCGTTACGAGATCAGGGATGCCCGCAAGGTGGTGGAGGCGGCAAAACATACGCCTATCGTGGACGGTTCCGGCTTGAAGAATACCCTGGAACGCAGGGTTATAAAACTTCTTTCGGCCCAGACGGATATTTTCAAAAATAATCCCAGGGTGTTGCTAATGTCTGCAATGGATCGGTTGGGGATGGCCCAGTCATTGGAGGAGGCCGGTTGCCGGATGATTTATGGTGATTTTCCTTTTGCTTTGAAATTGCCCATACCGATGTACAATCTGAAGCAGGTTGCCCTGGCTGCCCGCACCCTGTTGCCCGTATTGAGTGTGCTACCGTTCAAATTGATCTATCCGACCGGCAAAAGCCAGGATGAAAATAAACCTCGCTTTGTCAAGTATTTCGAGGAGGTCGATATCGTGGCCGGCGATTTCCATTTTATAAAAAGGAACATGCCCCTGGAGTTGCCCGGCAAAACGATTATTACCAATACCGTGACGATGGATGATGTTAAATTTCTAAAAGAAAGAAAAGCCAGAAGGCTGATTACCACTACACCGGAATTCGAGGGAAGATCATTTGGTACCAATGTAATCGAGGCATTGTTGATATGTCTTTCCGGCAACAAAAGGGAACTCACACCCGAAGAATACCATGATATGTTGGGCATTCTCAACCTCGAACCCCGCATAGTCGAACTGAATTAA